A genomic region of Elaeis guineensis isolate ETL-2024a chromosome 9, EG11, whole genome shotgun sequence contains the following coding sequences:
- the LOC105050998 gene encoding ferritin-like catalase Nec2: protein MASTFSSTLLASLLLLLLSQLQVGRSVALPQSDVDLIEFPLNLEYLEAEFFLFGSLGHGLDQVAPNLTMGGPPPVGAKKANLDPLIRDIVTQFAYQEVGHLRAIEATVKGFPRPLLDLSSSNFAKIMNAALQRNLEPPFDAYANGINFLLASYLIPYVGLTGYVGENSMLSSALSKRLVAGLLAVESAQDAVIRSLLYERAWTKVEPYDITIAEFTDRISDLRNKLGGAGVKDKGIVVPPAMGAEGKISGNVIAGNHYSLAYERTPKEILRIVYGNGDEHTPGGFFPKGAQGRIAKSYLEG from the exons ATGGCTTCAACCTTCTCTTCCACTCTCCTTgcctccctcctcctcctccttctctcgCAGCTCCAGGTGGGACGATCCGTCGCGCTCCCCCAGTCTGACGTCGACCTGATCGAGTTCCCACTGAACCTGGAGTACCTGGAGGCTGAGTTCTTCCTCTTTGGCTCCCTGGGCCATGGGTTGGACCAGGTGGCACCCAACCTCACCATGGGTGGCCCTCCTCCAGTCGGTGCCAAGAAAGCCAATCTCGATCCACTGATCCGCGACATCGTCACTCAGTTTGCCTACCAGGAAGTTGGCCACCTCAG GGCAATCGAGGCAACTGTGAAAGGATTTCCGAGGCCATTGCTTGATTTGAGCTCGAGCAACTTCGCCAAGATCATGAATGCCGCGCTCCAGCGCAACCTGGAGCCACCTTTCGATGCCTATGCCAATGGGATCAACTTCCTTCTGGCCTCCTATCTCATCCCATACGTCGGACTCACCGGATATGTCGGGGAAAACTCCATGCTCAGCAGTGCTTTGTCCAAGAGG CTCGTAGCTGGCCTGTTGGCCGTGGAGTCAGCACAAGATGCAGTCATCCGTTCATTGCTCTACGAACGAGCTTGGACGAAGGTGGAGCCGTACGACATCACCATCGCCGAATTCACGGATCGCATCTCGGATCTGCGTAACAAATTGGGCGGCGCCGGGGTGAAAGATAAAGGCATAGTCGTCCCTCCGGCGATGGGCGCAGAAGGGAAGATCTCAGGCAACGTGATTGCCGGCAACCACTACTCGCTGGCCTACGAGAGGACCCCCAAGGAGATACTGAGGATCGTCTACGGGAATGGTGATGAACACACTCCGGGAGGTTTCTTCCCCAAGGGAGCCCAAGGACGTATCGCCAAGTCTTATCTAGAAGGCTAG